In Sebaldella sp. S0638, one genomic interval encodes:
- a CDS encoding LytTR family transcriptional regulator DNA-binding domain-containing protein, with protein sequence MIRIALEVEEALRTLLIEYFEYEFINTKNCNFQKIYSEHFDLAIIDSIHENLENRLWEYKSKEVKVILLATVFDIMLLRDLLHKKLIYDFLNKKDYMYIDEILENITGETERNSELCIEDSFVKTFVSINDIIYITYSRYTRKSCVRLYNGNEFFSKNNLVEIERILSQYPEFARVERSNIVNLSRIKQINYKKEVLVFDSEETLLLSKRTLKNVEDICINNKKTIKL encoded by the coding sequence ATGATTAGAATAGCACTTGAGGTGGAAGAAGCACTCCGGACACTCCTGATAGAGTATTTTGAGTATGAATTTATTAATACAAAAAATTGTAATTTTCAAAAAATCTATTCTGAACATTTTGATCTTGCGATCATTGACTCAATTCATGAAAATCTTGAAAACAGACTATGGGAGTATAAATCAAAAGAAGTTAAAGTTATCCTTCTCGCGACAGTTTTTGATATTATGCTTCTTCGGGATCTGCTTCATAAAAAACTTATTTATGATTTTCTGAATAAAAAGGATTATATGTATATTGACGAAATACTAGAAAATATCACTGGTGAAACTGAGAGAAACTCTGAATTATGTATAGAGGACAGTTTTGTGAAAACTTTTGTTTCAATTAATGATATTATTTATATTACCTATTCAAGATACACCAGAAAATCATGTGTGAGACTTTATAACGGAAATGAGTTTTTTAGTAAAAATAACCTTGTGGAAATAGAAAGGATCCTTTCCCAATATCCTGAATTTGCCCGGGTAGAAAGAAGCAATATAGTAAATCTCAGCAGAATAAAACAGATTAATTACAAAAAAGAAGTTCTTGTGTTTGATTCTGAAGAAACTTTGCTGCTCAGTAAAAGAACTTTGAAAAACGTGGAAGACATTTGTATTAACAATAAAAAAACTATAAAATTATAG
- a CDS encoding cation diffusion facilitator family transporter — MHDHGHFHQKDESSDTKNIKMVFFLNLVFMIVEIIGGILTNSMAVMSDAVHDFGDCVTLAMNWFLEEYSVKKDDEKYTYGYRRYSLIGVVINTVVLVSGSVLIITEALKRINNPQKLESGGMILLAIAGVAVNGLAVLRLKKSKKLTERAVMLHLMEDVLGWAAVLVAGIFIKLFELYIIDTILSIVIAAFVLSNVFKNFKETAGIFLQAVPSGYNILSLRGKMIRIKGIMDVHDIHLWSLDGINNIISFHCVVPYGLLTDEVVKIKYKLKKYLKYIGINHITIEIEYE, encoded by the coding sequence ATGCATGATCACGGACATTTTCATCAAAAAGACGAGAGCAGCGATACTAAAAATATAAAAATGGTATTTTTCCTGAATTTAGTATTTATGATAGTAGAAATTATAGGAGGTATTCTAACGAACAGTATGGCTGTCATGTCTGATGCAGTTCATGATTTCGGGGACTGTGTGACACTCGCAATGAATTGGTTTTTGGAAGAATACTCGGTAAAAAAAGATGATGAAAAGTATACATACGGTTACAGAAGATATTCATTAATAGGAGTAGTTATAAATACTGTTGTTCTTGTTTCAGGTTCGGTTTTGATAATAACCGAGGCATTGAAGAGAATAAACAATCCCCAGAAGCTGGAAAGCGGAGGGATGATACTGCTGGCAATAGCCGGAGTGGCAGTAAACGGCCTTGCTGTACTAAGACTAAAGAAGAGTAAAAAATTAACAGAAAGAGCTGTAATGCTTCATTTGATGGAAGATGTACTGGGATGGGCAGCTGTATTAGTTGCCGGCATTTTCATAAAGCTTTTCGAACTGTACATAATAGATACGATTTTATCAATAGTAATAGCAGCTTTTGTGCTTTCAAATGTTTTTAAAAATTTTAAGGAAACAGCGGGGATTTTTTTGCAGGCTGTCCCTTCAGGATATAATATACTCAGCCTGAGGGGAAAAATGATAAGAATAAAAGGGATTATGGATGTTCATGATATTCATCTCTGGTCTCTTGACGGAATAAACAACATCATATCGTTCCACTGTGTTGTTCCTTACGGGCTGCTCACAGATGAAGTAGTCAAAATAAAATATAAACTGAAAAAATATCTGAAGTATATAGGAATTAATCATATAACAATAGAAATAGAGTATGAATAA
- a CDS encoding galactose ABC transporter substrate-binding protein, translated as MKKFKWTIVLSIMMLLISCGKGGEKPAAGGEAPAGGEAKKEIKIGVALYKFDDTFISSVKDAINEVSAEKSKETGEKITINAVDGQGQQATQNDQVDTFITQGYDVIAVNMVDRTAASVIIQKAQAAGIPVVFFNREPVAEDMAKWDELYYVGAKAEESGTIQGEIAADYFKANPDADKNKDGKIQYVMLEGEPGHQDALLRTEYSIKALETAGFKVDKLASDTALWQRANGQEKMAAWISAFGDKIELVLANNDDMALGAIEALKAAGYLSDGKFIPVIGVDATAPAKDSLKAGLLYGTVLNDSKGQGKGIFDIAYALAKKEKPAEKVQGITDGKYLWIPYQKVTKENVDKF; from the coding sequence ATGAAAAAATTCAAATGGACAATTGTTTTAAGTATCATGATGCTGCTTATCAGCTGCGGAAAAGGCGGGGAAAAACCTGCTGCAGGAGGTGAGGCACCTGCGGGTGGCGAAGCTAAAAAGGAAATAAAGATAGGAGTGGCATTATACAAGTTTGATGATACATTTATATCATCAGTAAAAGATGCAATAAACGAAGTTTCAGCTGAAAAGTCAAAAGAAACGGGAGAAAAAATAACTATTAACGCGGTAGACGGACAAGGACAGCAGGCAACTCAGAACGATCAGGTAGACACATTTATAACACAAGGTTATGACGTAATAGCAGTAAACATGGTGGACAGAACTGCAGCTTCAGTGATTATACAGAAAGCTCAGGCAGCAGGAATTCCGGTAGTATTCTTTAACAGAGAACCTGTAGCAGAGGATATGGCAAAGTGGGATGAATTATACTATGTAGGAGCTAAAGCCGAAGAATCTGGAACAATTCAGGGAGAAATAGCAGCAGACTATTTCAAAGCAAATCCAGACGCAGATAAAAATAAAGACGGAAAAATACAATATGTAATGTTAGAAGGAGAACCGGGGCATCAGGATGCATTATTGAGAACGGAGTATTCTATAAAAGCACTTGAAACAGCAGGGTTCAAAGTAGATAAATTAGCAAGTGATACAGCACTATGGCAGAGAGCAAACGGTCAGGAAAAAATGGCTGCATGGATATCAGCTTTCGGAGATAAAATAGAGTTAGTTCTGGCTAATAATGATGATATGGCATTAGGAGCAATAGAAGCACTAAAAGCCGCAGGATATTTATCAGACGGAAAATTCATACCGGTTATTGGTGTAGATGCTACAGCACCTGCTAAAGATTCGTTAAAAGCGGGATTATTATACGGAACAGTGCTAAATGACTCAAAAGGTCAGGGAAAAGGTATCTTTGATATAGCATATGCACTTGCTAAAAAAGAAAAACCAGCAGAAAAAGTACAAGGTATCACAGATGGAAAATATTTATGGATTCCATACCAAAAAGTAACTAAAGAAAATGTAGATAAATTCTAG